ACATATTCCTACGATTGTTGGCGTTGATGTGAACGACCCGACCATCCCTACGGTATCGTATGACAGGGTTTCGGCTTCGCAAGCGGCCGTCAAGCATTTGATCGAGCAAGGGCACCGGAAGATCGGATTCATTGGAGGGCTTGGGCTATCGGGCGATATTTTTCGTGAAAAACGGTTCCGGGGCTATCGTTATGCGCTGTTGGAAGCGGAAATTGAGCTGGAGAATAAGTGGATTCTGAACGCTGAATGGCAAATCGAGACCAGCTTTGAATTGATGAGCGAATTAGTGAAGGGACCGCGGACCGAATTGCCAACGGCATTCTTCGTGGCGAGCGACGTTATGGCCATCGCGGCGATGCGGGCGGTTACGGAAGTCGGCTTGCGCGTTCCGGAAGACATCGCCTTCTTCGGTGTGGACAACATTGATATTTCACAATATACGTCACCGCCGTTATCAACAATTCACGTGCCTAAATATGAGATCGGGCAGACGGCGGCCTATTTATTGTCCGACTATCTGGAGGGAAAGCTAACATTTCCGATAAAGGCGCTGCTTCCCTATGATTTGAAAATCAGGCGTTCTTCCGTTAAAGAGCAGAACCTGTAAAAACGTGCTTGCGATAGACTGATTTGAAGGAGCTGTTCCCCCTGCGCTTAGAGGGGAGCAGCTCTTTCTTTTTGTTTCACAGGAAATGAACTTTCTCATTGACTTTTTTACCCATAAGGAGATAAGATTGACTTAGAAAAGTTTGGGGCAAAAAATAGTGCAAATAAGCAAAAACTTTGGGCCCAACAAAAAAGCATACAAAGGGGTGCATCCATGAACAAAGTAACGATTATAGGCGCAGGAAGCAGTTTCACCAAAAATCTCGTCGTCGATATGATCAATATTCCGAATTTGGGCGACGATGTAACGGTCGGTTTAATCGACCTTGATCCCGGTCGTTTGAACTTAGCCAAGCAATTGGTGGAGAAGGTCATTGCTCTGGCGGGTAGGAAGTGGCAGGTTATTGCCTCTACGGACCGCAAGGAAGTGCTTCCGGACTCGAGATTTGTTATTAATCAAATTGAAGTCCACGGGCTGCAGACGGTCAAGTTCGAATATGAAATCCCGCTGAAATATGGAGTGAAGCAATGTATCGGCGATACGCTCGGTCCAGGAGGGTTATTCAAAACGCTGAGAACGCTTCCAGCTTGGCTTGAAATTATCCGGGATGTCGAAACCTATTGTCCGGATTGCGTGATCTTGAACTATACAAACCCGATGTCCGCGGTTACGTTAGCTACCGTCAAATCGACACAGATTCCCATTGTCGGCTTGTGTCACTCCATTCAGAATTCGTCCGCGCAGCTTGCGAAGTACTTAGACGTGCCTTACGAAGAACTGAAGTGGAGAGCTGGAGGCATCAACCATATGTCTTGGTTCTTAGAGCTATCGCACAATGGACGGGATTTGTATCCGGATCTTAAGGAACGGATGAAAAACCCCGAGCTGCTGAGGAAAGATCCGGTGAGACTGGATGCCATGCAATACTTAGGGGCATTCGTATCTGAATCAAGCGGCCATTTCTCGGAATACATTCCTTATTATCGCAAGCGCGAGGATTTGCTCGAACGTCATTGCGGGGTCGGATACAACGGAGGCACCGGGTTTTACGCCAATAACTGGCCGAAATGGAGACAAGAGAACGACGAGCAAATTTTGAAAAGGATTTCCGGGCAGGAAGAAATCGACTTCGAATCGTCCAACGAGTATGCGGCCGTTATTATGGACGCGATGATCAATAACACGCCTAAGGTCATTTACGGCAACGTTGCAAATACCGGATTGATCGATAACCTGTCGAATGAAGGGGTCGTCGAGGTAGCATGTCTAATTGATCGCAATGGCATTCACCCGACTCACTTCGGAAGACTTCCCGAGCATTTGGCGGCATTGTGCCGAAGCAACATGGCCTTCTTCGAGCTGGCGGTGTCCGCTGTGCTGAACAACGATAAGGAAGCTGCGCTTCATGCGCTTATGATTGACCCACTTACATCTGCAGTCTGCTCCCTTGATGAAATCAAAGCGATGTTCGATGAATTGTACGAGGCGGAGAAGCCGTATATCGCGGAGCTGCGTTAACTTGCTATAGCAAAAAGGCATTGCATTTACATTGCATTTATCCATAATCTATCCATTCAGGGGGAACGTTTCATGAAAAAGACGTTTGCGATGATATTGGCTCTAATAATGATGGTAAGCATTGTTCTTGCGGGCTGTTCCAAGAGCGGCAATAACGATAGCACAGCAAATGCTGGACAGAGCGGGGACAAGCCGATCAAGCTCGTCTGGTGGGTTCACGAAAACCCTTCGTTCGTCGATGCTAACAAGAAAATGATTGAAGAGTATAAGAAGGTTAAGCCGAATGTAACGATTGATCTTCAGGTATTCCCGTACGATGCGTTTATCCAGAAAATTAGAGTATCTATGAATACGAATACGGCTCCCGATATCGTTCAAATGTTCGGTACTTGGGTGCGTGAGTATGCCAAAAACGGTTTGTTGGAGCCGTCTTCGAACGGGGCTGCGCTTGAAGCGGAAATTTACCCTGCGGCCATCGGCGGTTTCCAATACGAAGGCAAAGTCTATGGCGCACCGCACGAATTCAACATTGAGAACGGGGCAGCGCTTAGGTACCCTAAAAAGTTCAAGGAAGCAGGCATTGAGAAGGACCCTTCGACTTGGGCAGAACTTATTGAAGATGCTAAGAAGCTGACGAAACGCGATGGAAATAAAATTACCGTCAGAGGCTTGGATATCACCTCCAACGACAGCGTTGTTTTCTACTTCCTTTCGATGATTCAACAGCAGGGCTCCGATTTCTGGAACGAAGATCAGTCGCAGGTCCGTTTAACGACTCCGGAAGCCGTTAAAGCGATGCAGGAGTTGGTTGATCTGGTTCAAGTGCATAAGGTAACCGACTTGACGAAGCTGGGCACGCCGGACGAACCTTACATCGTTTTCTACAAGGGAATGTCGGCAATGACGACAGCCGGACCTTGGACGATTGCCGAAGGGCAGAACACGTATAACGTTCAAGATTTTGATTATATGCCGATTCCGTCCTATACGGATAAGCCTCCCGTGTTCAGCTCTGAATCGGGCTGGGGGGAAGTCGTGTCTAGCAGGAGCTCGAATGCGCAAGCCGCGTGGGAATTCGTTCAATTCATGACGGAGGATGAGAACGCATCCGCTTGGAACCTTCGTACTTCGTCTATTCCCGCCAAGAAGAAGGTTGCAGAAGATCCGAAATATCTTGAACGCGCGCCAATGGTCAAAGCTGTCCTAGATATTTTGCCTAACGGGAGTTGGATCGGACCTTTGGCCGACCGCGATTATTTTTTCAAGGCGATCAATGACGCTTACGCCCAAATCACTTATGGGAAAGTCAACGTTCAGGATGGCTTGAAGACAGCGGAAAACGACATCAACAAGATGCTGAAGGCTAAGCAGTAGCGATGATTGAAAGGTCGGGAGGCGTGATTGGCCTCCCGACGCTTATATTTGGAGGCGGTCCTTAAGATGTCGAAACAACAAGTATCCGAGCGAAGATTCATCGCCCTATCGCTGACTCCGATTGTTATTTTATTTTTGGTATTTTCCGTAATCCCAATCGCAATCGGTACTGTGCTGATGTTCTTTGATTATTCTCCCTTATCCAATTCTATTCCGTTTGCGGGCTTCAAGCATATTCAAGAATTATTTTCGGATAAAATGTTCTTCAAATCGCTTGGAGTCACCTTTACGTTCGTCATAGTCGCGATTCCCGCGAACATCGTAGTGACGTTGCTGATAGCGATGGGCATTAACAAGATTCACGACGGCTTCTGGAAAAACAGCTTTCGCACTCTATTCTTTCTACCGGCGATAGCGCCCCTAGCAGGCTCCGCGGTCATTTGGACGACGATGTTCAATGCGGACAGCGGGGTAGTGAACATGGCGTTCAAGCTGCTAGGACTGCCCTCGGTCAACTGGCTAACAGACCCGTCCACCGCGCTTCTGTCCGTCATCATTATGACGTTATGGGCCGATATCGGCTACAATATCGTATTGTTCATGGCTGGACTTGACTCCATCCCGGAATCGCTTTATGAAGCGGCGGAGTTAGATGGAGCTTCCAAATGGCATGTGTTTTGGAGTATTTCGCTGCCGATGCTTAGCCGTACGATGCTGTTTGTGTTCATCATGACCAGTATTTCCTACTTCCAGATGTTCCCTCAATTCCAGATTATGACCAAGGGCGGACCTCTGCATGAAACCTACGTGCTGGCACTTAATATTTAT
This portion of the Cohnella abietis genome encodes:
- a CDS encoding ABC transporter substrate-binding protein, whose product is MKKTFAMILALIMMVSIVLAGCSKSGNNDSTANAGQSGDKPIKLVWWVHENPSFVDANKKMIEEYKKVKPNVTIDLQVFPYDAFIQKIRVSMNTNTAPDIVQMFGTWVREYAKNGLLEPSSNGAALEAEIYPAAIGGFQYEGKVYGAPHEFNIENGAALRYPKKFKEAGIEKDPSTWAELIEDAKKLTKRDGNKITVRGLDITSNDSVVFYFLSMIQQQGSDFWNEDQSQVRLTTPEAVKAMQELVDLVQVHKVTDLTKLGTPDEPYIVFYKGMSAMTTAGPWTIAEGQNTYNVQDFDYMPIPSYTDKPPVFSSESGWGEVVSSRSSNAQAAWEFVQFMTEDENASAWNLRTSSIPAKKKVAEDPKYLERAPMVKAVLDILPNGSWIGPLADRDYFFKAINDAYAQITYGKVNVQDGLKTAENDINKMLKAKQ
- the melA gene encoding alpha-galactosidase, whose amino-acid sequence is MNKVTIIGAGSSFTKNLVVDMINIPNLGDDVTVGLIDLDPGRLNLAKQLVEKVIALAGRKWQVIASTDRKEVLPDSRFVINQIEVHGLQTVKFEYEIPLKYGVKQCIGDTLGPGGLFKTLRTLPAWLEIIRDVETYCPDCVILNYTNPMSAVTLATVKSTQIPIVGLCHSIQNSSAQLAKYLDVPYEELKWRAGGINHMSWFLELSHNGRDLYPDLKERMKNPELLRKDPVRLDAMQYLGAFVSESSGHFSEYIPYYRKREDLLERHCGVGYNGGTGFYANNWPKWRQENDEQILKRISGQEEIDFESSNEYAAVIMDAMINNTPKVIYGNVANTGLIDNLSNEGVVEVACLIDRNGIHPTHFGRLPEHLAALCRSNMAFFELAVSAVLNNDKEAALHALMIDPLTSAVCSLDEIKAMFDELYEAEKPYIAELR
- a CDS encoding LacI family DNA-binding transcriptional regulator, whose product is MATLKDIAEKVGVSISTVSRVLNNDDSKIVNAITKEKIVVTAKELGYRTSGWSRRSKGDGGAKPAVTKRAGCIISLPQENYSYPYFSLVLKGIEKGLADRGYGLAFIHTRDELRDPSVQQQIIQDSHVDGVIIIEGIDPPIYDSLKKHIPTIVGVDVNDPTIPTVSYDRVSASQAAVKHLIEQGHRKIGFIGGLGLSGDIFREKRFRGYRYALLEAEIELENKWILNAEWQIETSFELMSELVKGPRTELPTAFFVASDVMAIAAMRAVTEVGLRVPEDIAFFGVDNIDISQYTSPPLSTIHVPKYEIGQTAAYLLSDYLEGKLTFPIKALLPYDLKIRRSSVKEQNL
- a CDS encoding carbohydrate ABC transporter permease; its protein translation is MSKQQVSERRFIALSLTPIVILFLVFSVIPIAIGTVLMFFDYSPLSNSIPFAGFKHIQELFSDKMFFKSLGVTFTFVIVAIPANIVVTLLIAMGINKIHDGFWKNSFRTLFFLPAIAPLAGSAVIWTTMFNADSGVVNMAFKLLGLPSVNWLTDPSTALLSVIIMTLWADIGYNIVLFMAGLDSIPESLYEAAELDGASKWHVFWSISLPMLSRTMLFVFIMTSISYFQMFPQFQIMTKGGPLHETYVLALNIYDQAFSFMNMSYASAMAFMMLIIILILTLIQMRIGRSQWEH